The Candidatus Nanohalovita haloferacivicina genome has a window encoding:
- a CDS encoding helix-turn-helix transcriptional regulator: protein MKKFVFVLALVAFVSTVSATAIAQEDVTIDLSNSEVDVRLDIDELTSESLTYVVSYPVYDLESRINGEQVECDVRDLQIGSEIQCPTDMSTNFTASFDFRTSGITSSRENVDFFQFTRVFRVPTDHYRLKVVLPENAVIVNDENLSQPAFSPSYGETGSDGQRIFVVWETDPALGGEPISFSVFYNDSSSDDSLIRYIGIGLLIILLSILGLAVWKRISSQDISEVYGELTEDQRDVVDLLIENEGSMLQKDVVDESEYSKAKVSGVVSELVDQGIVQKEKEGRSNKLRISGQFRF, encoded by the coding sequence ATGAAGAAGTTTGTATTTGTTTTAGCGCTTGTGGCATTTGTTTCAACTGTTTCAGCCACCGCTATTGCGCAGGAAGATGTTACTATTGATTTAAGCAATTCTGAGGTTGATGTTCGGCTTGATATTGATGAGTTAACTTCTGAAAGCCTGACTTATGTTGTTTCTTACCCTGTTTATGATCTGGAGTCACGGATTAATGGCGAGCAGGTTGAATGTGATGTGAGGGATTTGCAGATTGGTTCAGAGATTCAGTGTCCTACCGATATGTCTACTAATTTTACTGCATCCTTTGATTTCCGGACTTCAGGTATTACCTCAAGCAGGGAGAACGTGGACTTTTTCCAGTTTACTCGTGTCTTCCGTGTTCCTACAGATCACTACAGGCTGAAGGTTGTTCTGCCTGAGAACGCAGTCATTGTCAACGATGAGAATCTTTCTCAGCCTGCTTTTTCACCTAGTTACGGAGAAACCGGTAGCGATGGGCAGAGAATATTTGTTGTATGGGAGACAGATCCTGCGCTGGGAGGAGAGCCAATCTCTTTCAGTGTTTTCTACAACGACTCATCTAGCGATGACAGCTTGATCAGGTATATTGGAATAGGCCTACTGATTATTCTACTTTCAATCCTTGGACTAGCAGTATGGAAGAGGATTTCTTCCCAGGACATCAGCGAGGTTTACGGCGAGCTTACCGAAGATCAGAGAGACGTAGTGGATCTACTGATTGAAAATGAGGGAAGCATGCTTCAGAAGGACGTGGTTGATGAGTCAGAGTACTCAAAGGCCAAGGTTTCCGGAGTTGTATCTGAACTTGTTGATCAAGGCATAGTTCAGAAGGAGAAAGAGGGAAGAAGCAACAAGCTAAGGATTTCAGGCCAATTCAGATTCTAA